The genomic window GTCGAGGATTTCAATGTCGGCTTTTACTTCAAATTCATCGCCGAGGATGTTCACATGCTTGTGTCCTTCCCGCAGCTTCCAGCCCAGGGTATGCTCCGCACAGTAGCCCACAAAGAGGACGGTGTTGTGCGGATTGCTGATGTTGTTGCGCAAATGATGCAGGATGCGCCCTGTTTCCGCCATGCCTGAGGCGGAGATGATGACGGCGGCCCCCTTGAGCTTGTTCAGGTTCTTGGATTCGTTCACATCACGAACCAGAGCGAGTCCTTCAAAACCGAAGGGGTCTGTGCGCATGAATGCGGCTTCGCGCACCGTTGGCTTGAGCTCGTCCACGTGCAGCCGGAAGATCTCCGTGGCCTTCACTGCCAATGGGCTGTCCACAAAGGTGGGGATGAGCGGAAAGCAGCCTTCATGGCGGAGCTGGTCCAGCGTGTAAAGCAGCTGCTGAGTGCGCTCCACCGCAAAGGCGGGGATGATCAGCTTGCCTTTCTGCTGCAAGATTTGGCGGATAATCCGGCAGATGTGCTCATTCGAGTCTGTGGCCAGTTCATGGTGCCTCCCGCCGTAGGTGCTTTCCATGATGATGTAGTCCACCTTTTCGCTTGGTTCGGGATCACTGAGGAGATCATTGTTTGGGCGACCAATGTCACCGGAGAATAGCAGGCGGGATTTGCGCCCCGTTTCGCGGTCATTGATGTCCAGAATGACCTGTGCCGAGCCAAGAACGTGCCCGGCGTCGATGAAGGTCAGTGTGACTCCGTCTGCGATCAGCATCGGCCGGTGGTAACCCACGGAAACAAACTGGCGCATGCACCGTTCAGCATCTGCCATGGTGTAGCTGGCCTCCAGCAAAGGCAGCTTGTCATTCTTGCGATGGCGGTTCAGCCAGTTGATGTCGCTTTCGTGGATGTGTGCCGCATCTGGCAGCATGATGCTGCATAGGTCCCGGGTGGCAGGAGTGGCAAAGATGTTGCCGTTGAAGCCGCGCTTGCACAGGTGGGGCAGATTTCCGCTGTGGTCGATGTGCGCATGAGAGAGCACCACCACGTCGATCTTGGCCGGATCAAAGGGGAAGTCACGATTGCGCTCAAAGGCCTCCTGTCGGCGGCCCTGATACAAGCCGCAGTCCAGCAGGATGCGCTGGCCATTGACGGTGATGAGATGTTTCGAGCCCGTGGTTGTGCCTGCGGCACCGCAGAAAGTCAGTTTCATGGTCGGTTGGGAAAAGCTGGCTGGTTGGTTGGCCTGACCTTACTTGGTATGATACGCCTCCACTTCGGTGGTAAACGCAAAGGTGTTGGGATATTCGCCGGCCAGCTTGGCATGGTGGTCCAGGTAGCTGATGCGGATGTAGCGTGCATCAGCATCCGGGAAGCTGACTCTGGCGCGCTCGGCTTTGCCAAGGGTGAAGGCATGGCGGCCCACTTCGCGGAAGGTCTTGCCGTCTACACTCACAGACACCGCCACTGTTTTGGTGGAACCGATCGCTGGCACGCTCACACAAACGAGATTGACCGGCTTCGGCTTCTTGAGGTCCACAGTCACATGTTTCGGAAATTTGTCACTATTGCTTGTGGCGTAGCAGTTTGGAGGATATTCGACGACAGAGCCATCGGTCAGGCCGGTGTCCCAGCCATAGGTGTTTTTGTCGCTGCTTTCCCAGGTGCAGCCGCGCGCCAGGTTGTCGCCCATGTCGGGATCCACCGGCCAGTGCGTGTGGAAGGCGGTGGCCTGCAGTCCTTCGTTGTTCATCAGATTATGGATGGCCAGCTTGCTCCAGGCAAAGCGGGCGCGGCGCGGCTCCGGCACAGCGGCGGAGCTGATGAGGATGCTGCTGCCATCGATCTTCGCTTCGGCAGGATGGAAGACGCCATCTTTCCCGGCGATCTCGAAATGGGAGAGAGGCTTGCCATCGCGCGAGGCCAGGCCGCTGCCGGAATGGTCAAACTTGGCTCGGATTGCCGCGCCTTCGATGGCGTAGCCTGCATACAGCGGGCCGTTGGGGTCGATCTCCTTGTGGCCGTACTCCTTGGCCAAAGCCCAGAGCGAAAGCCTGCGAGCGACCTCCTTCTTGTGCGCGGGGTGAATATCGGTCACCTCGCCGATGTCGGATATCACTGCCATGCCGGTGTGAGGAATCTGAAGGCACTCGCGCTGCGCCTGCCAGAATTGCGGCAGGATCTCGGCATCCTCAGTGCCATATTGCCAGGGAGCGATCTGTACAAAGTAAAATGGCAGTTCCGGCAGTTGGAAGGCCGCACGCCAGGAGGCCAGCAGCGCCTTGGTCTTTTCCATGTAGGCAAAGCCTTCCACATGATTTGACTCTCCTTGATACCAGATGCTGCCACGCAGTGCGAAAGGCGTGAGCGGGTGAATCATGGCATTATACAGAGAGGTCGGAGTCACCTCATTGAAAGGCGCTGCCGCAGGCTGCTTGGGCAAGGCAGGCACAGCTTTTTTCTGATCCAGCGCAGCACGCGCGGTCTTGGACCACGCATCGATCTCCGCCAGGTATTTTTCATGGGTGGCGCGGTAAATGTCGCTGCCGGGGATCTTGGTGTGCATGTCTGCAGCCAGCTCCTTCAGCGCAGGCACGGCATCCAGTCCCTCGATGCTCGTCCAAGGCTCGATGCGGGTTCCTCCCCAGGCGCTCAAGATCATGCCCACGGGCACCTTCAGCTCTTCCTGCAGCCGCAGGCCAAAGTAATAGGCCACCGCTGAGAAAGAGGCGGCGCTGGCCGGGGTGCACTGGGTCCAGGCAGTCTTGACGTCCTCCTGCGGATTGGCAGCCACAGCCTTGGGAACTTCAATCAGCCGAAGTCTGGGGTGCGTGGCTTTCGGGATGTCTGCAGCGCTATCCGGCTTCATCTGCATTTCCCACTCCATGTTGGACTGGCCTGATGCCAGCCACACCTCGCCCACCAGCACATCCTGCACGGTGGCGGTGCCTGCTTTCAGCACCTGCGGCTGATCATTCGCTGTCAGGGCGTCCAGTTTTACCATCCAGCGCCCAGCGGCATCGGCTTTAGTGGATTTCTTCTGTCCGGCAAACTCCACCGTCACCTCCTCGCCCGGATCGGCCTTGCCCCATACCGGCACCGGCATGCCACGCTGCAGCACCATGTGGTCGGTGAAAATGGCCGGCAGCCTGACTGCTGCATGGGCGGTGGTGAAAACAGCAAGACAGGAGAGAAGGAGCAGCGGTTTCATGCGGTTGTGAGGAGATTTTGGCAGGATTGATGAAATGTGCCAATGAAACGGCGCTTTGATTGCACGTAGGTATTTCCTGCTTGGCTTTCCGTGCCCTCTCCGTCATCGTCATTTAATCTTCTTCAACTATGCGCCTCCTACTTACCTTTGCCCTCATCGCCCAATGCGCCACAGCCGCTGATTGGACCATCTCAACCTTTGCAGGAAACGGCACAGCCGGAGGCAGCGGTGATGGAGGCCCTGCCATTGCTGCACAGATTGACAATCCGTTTGGCGTGGTGCGTGGCCCGGATGGCGCCATCTGGTTCTGCGAATACACCGGCCAGCGCATTCGCCGCGTGGCAGCAGACGGCACCATCAGCACCATCGCAGGCACAGGAAAGAAGGGCTACAGCGGCGATGGCGGCCACGCCCTGCAGGCCACCTTTAACCTGCCACACGAGCTGCGTTTTGACTCCCGGGGCGACCTCTACGTGGTGGACATGACCAACCACGCCGTTCGCAAAATCGACATGAAGACCAAGCTCATCACCACCTTTGCCGGCACAGGTGTGGCTGGCTACAGCGGCGACGGCGGCCTGGCCTCCCAGGCTCAGTTCAAGAGTCCGCACAGCATCCAGTTTGGTCCGGATGGCAGCCTTTATGTCTGCGACATCGGCAACAACGTCATCCGCCGCATCGACATGCAGACGGGCGTCATCAGCACCTTTGCTGGCACTGGCAAAGCGGGCCCCACGCCCGACGGCGCACCCATCTCAGGCACTCCGCTGAAAGGCCCGCGCAGCATCGACTTCGATAAAGAGGGCAACCTCTGGCTCGTCACCCGCGAAGGTAACCAGGTCTTCAAATTCGATCTCAAAGCCGGCATTATCCACCATGTGGCAGGCACGGGAGCCAAAGGCTTCGGCGGCAATGGCGGCCCCGCCAAGCTGGCCACCCTCAGCGGCCCCAAGGGCGTCTCCATCGACGCCGAGGGCAACGCCTGGCTGGCCGACACCGAAAGCCACAGCGTGCGCATGATCAATGCAAAGACCGGCAATCTCGAACTCATCGCTGGCACCGGCGAGAAAGGCGACGGCCCGGATGGCAACCCTCTGAACTGCAAGATGGCCCGCCTCCACGGCATCTACTGCGATGCCGACGGCTCCGTCTTCATCGGAGATAGTGAGACGCATCGTGTGCGTGTGCTGCGGAAGAAGTGATTGCAGGCGGGTAGGGCGCTTGGGCCTCCGAGCGCCGTTGTTTGCGGGTCAGTGGCTCACTTGACGCCACAGGTCATTCGCTTCCTTATGACCTCTCGCGGCTGGTTGGGGACAACCAGCCCTACCACGCATTCACCCTAGAAATGCCTGGCGCACACCTCCATGATGCCTGCACGCGTGGTGCAGCGGCGCATGACATTGAGAAATCCCTCTGAGTCCGCCAGACCGGGCGCGAAGAAGTTGAGGTGCTTTTTGATGCGGTTCACCATGTCCAGTTCCCGGGTGTCGGGAGTGGTCACTGTTTCGTAGAGTTCCTCCACGTAACGGAGGCGGTCGGCGGGTGTAGGCTGGAAGACGGGCTCTCCACGTGCCTGCTGACGTATCTGCTCAAAGATCCACGGATTGCTGATGGCACCACGGCCGATCATGAGTCCGTGCACGCCGGTCTGCTTTTTGACAGCCTCAGCATCGAGAATAGTGCGCACGTTGCCGTTGGCCAGCACCGGGCAGGGGAGTGCGGAGGTGGCCTGACCGATGAGGTCGTAGCGCACGCCATCCCGGTACATCTGCAGCACGGTACGGCCGTGGATGGTCACGAGGTCCACGCCATGCTTGGCAAACAGCGGCACCAGTGCATCGATAGTCTCAGTGTCGTCAAAGCCCAGGCGCGTTTTCACGGTGAACTTGATGGACACAGCCTCTCTCAGCGCGCCCAGGATGCCCTCGATGCGCGGCACATCACGTAGCAGACCACCCCCTGCGCATTTCTTGTACACCACCGGGGCAGGGCAGCCGAGATTGAGATCCACTCCGGCGATGTTGTAGCGCTGCAGCTCTTTGGCGCTGCGCACGAGTGACGGGATGTCGTTCCCGATCATCTGCGCGATGGCCGGCTTGCCAGTCGGGTTGTGAATCAGCGAGGCCAGGATGGGCTTGTCCAGATGCGAGTCCGGGTGCACGCGGAAGTACTCCGTGTAATAGACATCTGCACCGCCATAGCGCGTCATCAGTCGCCAAAACTCCAGATCCGTTACATCTTGCATCGGGGCCAGCGCCAGCAGCGGCTCAGGCCGTGCTAGAAGCTGTTCGAGATGTGTCACCGGAGTCATAGCGGCGGGTGTCTAACCACGGATTTCACCACTCTTCACGGATAAAATGGCATCCGCTTGGCAAAATGCCCGCCTTCTGGTAAAACTCCTAAAGATATGACACGCCGCGATTTACGCCCTCTAAGCATCCTGATAGGCCTTTTGGTGATCGGGATCTTCGTGGGGTTTTGGCTTCACTCGACTAGACCGCAGACAATTGCTGAAAGATCCCCGACACAGATGACAGCAGCGCTCCAGCGGCAGTCCAAGCAGGAAACCATATTCCCTATGCCAGCTGAGCAGACGCAGCCGCTCTCCGCAGAGCCGCCAGTAGCCCAGTCTCAGGTCGGAGACCTGCGCGCTGATGGCAAACGCGAGTTGCAGGCCTACCGCCTCGTCGTGCGTGGCGGGGTGATTTCACTGGATGGCAATGAGCGCATCGCGGGGGATTTTCACCGTCGTCGCGGTCCACAGGCCTGGATGCCCGGCATGTGGTGCGTAAGACTGCTGGATGCCAACATGCGTGTGCTGGCCGAGGAAACCGCCAATGCCCCTGATGAGCCTTGCGTGGTGCTGGACCCTCAGAATCTGGATGCGAAAGGCAAGCCTCAGGTCACCCAGTTCGCCGGAGCCGGTGAAGACGCCATGCTGCAGGTGCGCATGCCACCCACCCCCGAGGCCAAATGGCTGAAAGTGTACCGCCTCTCCGGCATGGAGCGGGCCGACTGGAACACCGAACCCATGGGCAGGCTGCTCACCTCGATCCCCCTGCCATGATGCTACGCGCTTTTCTTTTCCTCATGCTGGCGGCCGCGCTTCATGCGCAGACTGCGACGCTCTTTACCGTGCAGGACAACGGACCGCGCAGCGAGCGAATCAACCTTGTCTTTCTCTCTGAAGGCTACACCACGGCCGACATGCCCAATTTTGCCACTCATGTCACCAATGCGGTGAACTTCCTTTTCTCCAAGGAGCCGTGGGCGCAGTATCGCAGCTACTGCAATGTCTATCGCATCGAGATCGCCTCCAACGAAAGCGGCTGCGACAATGGCAACACCAGCGGCGCCAACGGGTTGCGAGACACCTACTTCAGCGCAGGTTTCAATACCCCTTCTGTGACCCAGTTGCTGACGCTGGCTGGCACAGGCAGCACTCGTGCATTTAGCCTGCTCAACACCTACCTGCCGGAATACGATGTGCCTGTGGTGATTGTCAATGACACTAAATACGGTGGCGCAGGCGGCAGTCTCGCCGTGGCGTCCATCAACAGCTCCAGCGCCGCCGTGGTGGAGCATGAAATCGGACATTCCTTCGCTTTGCTGGCGGATGAGTATGACACCGAGTATCTGATCTACACACCATCGGAGAAGCCCAACACCACGGCTCAGACCACCCGCAGTCTCATCCGATGGAATTACTGGATCGACTCCACCACCCCCGTACCTACTCCTGAGACCCTGGCCTATGACAGTCTGGCTGGGCTTTTTGAAGGCTCCATGTACCGCACCAGCGGCTGGTATCGCCCGCATAACAACTCGCTGATGAAAAACCTGAACCGGCCCTGCGGCCAGATCAACCGGGAGCAGTTTGTCCTGCAATTCTATTCACGCGTGCATCCGCTCGACGGCTACACTCCTGGCACTTCCTCCAGCAGCGTCACCCAGCCCTCGCCGCTGAGTTTTTCAGTCAAGCCCAAGGTGCCCAGCAGCGGAGTCGCACTCAGTGTCACCTGGAAAATCGATGGCGTCACGCAGAGCGGCCAGACGGCCACCAGCTTCAGCACGCTTTCGGATTTCATTGGCAACGGATCCCACACCGTCAGCGCCACAGTGCAGGATCCCACCGCTTTTGTCCGCCTAGATACTTCCAATCTGCTCAGCCAGACAGTCTCTTGGAATCTGACGCTCTCCAGCCAGATCCCCGCCACGCTGGCAAACTGGCGCACCACCTATGGAGCCGACACCACCGTGCGCACTGCTGACCGCATGCCCAATCTCATCAAATATGCGCTCGGCCTGGATGCAGGGGGTGTGGCACCGCCTGCTCAGCTGCCAGCAGGCAGCCTGACTTCGAGCTCTGGCCAGAACTACCTCACTCTTACCATTCCACGCCGCATGCGCCGCACAGATGCCACTTACACCGTCGAAGTTTCCAGTGATCTGACCACCTGGCGGTCGGGGGCTGGATACACCGTCATCCTGCAGGACACGGAGTCCCAGCTTGTCGTGCGCGATGCTGTGCCTGCGGGCAGTTCATCGCCACGTTTTATCAGGCTGGCGGTGCAGGCATTGCCGTGACCCGTGCGCACGGATCAGCGTTCAAAACGCGGCCCTAGAGCGCGGCGCGGTACATCTCCACAAAGTCCGCCACGCTGGGCGCTCGCGGATTGAACTGCGCGGTCCACTGCTTGGCAGCCATTTCGGCAAGGTCCTGCAGGTGCTCCTCTTTGACGCCGTATTCGGAGATCTTGCGTGGCATGAGAGCTTCCCACAGGAGTTCGCTCACGCGGTCGGCCAGATCGCCGTCAAAGTAGCTTTCGTAGATGGCAGCGATCTCGGGCAGCTTGGAATTAAAGCGGATGACGTGCGGCATCATCACGCCCACGGCCTCTCCGTGCACCACGTGGAATCTGGCGGTCAGCGGGTTGGCACAGGAGTGTGCGGCACCGAGCATGCTGTTCTCGATGGCGATGCCGGCATACGCCGCGCCCAGCAGCATCATGCCGCGCGCTTCGATGTCTGCGGGATCGCGCAGCACGCGGCTGAAGCCGCTGTGGCAGAGCCGGAAG from Prosthecobacter vanneervenii includes these protein-coding regions:
- a CDS encoding tRNA dihydrouridine synthase, producing MTPVTHLEQLLARPEPLLALAPMQDVTDLEFWRLMTRYGGADVYYTEYFRVHPDSHLDKPILASLIHNPTGKPAIAQMIGNDIPSLVRSAKELQRYNIAGVDLNLGCPAPVVYKKCAGGGLLRDVPRIEGILGALREAVSIKFTVKTRLGFDDTETIDALVPLFAKHGVDLVTIHGRTVLQMYRDGVRYDLIGQATSALPCPVLANGNVRTILDAEAVKKQTGVHGLMIGRGAISNPWIFEQIRQQARGEPVFQPTPADRLRYVEELYETVTTPDTRELDMVNRIKKHLNFFAPGLADSEGFLNVMRRCTTRAGIMEVCARHF
- a CDS encoding M64 family metallopeptidase produces the protein MMLRAFLFLMLAAALHAQTATLFTVQDNGPRSERINLVFLSEGYTTADMPNFATHVTNAVNFLFSKEPWAQYRSYCNVYRIEIASNESGCDNGNTSGANGLRDTYFSAGFNTPSVTQLLTLAGTGSTRAFSLLNTYLPEYDVPVVIVNDTKYGGAGGSLAVASINSSSAAVVEHEIGHSFALLADEYDTEYLIYTPSEKPNTTAQTTRSLIRWNYWIDSTTPVPTPETLAYDSLAGLFEGSMYRTSGWYRPHNNSLMKNLNRPCGQINREQFVLQFYSRVHPLDGYTPGTSSSSVTQPSPLSFSVKPKVPSSGVALSVTWKIDGVTQSGQTATSFSTLSDFIGNGSHTVSATVQDPTAFVRLDTSNLLSQTVSWNLTLSSQIPATLANWRTTYGADTTVRTADRMPNLIKYALGLDAGGVAPPAQLPAGSLTSSSGQNYLTLTIPRRMRRTDATYTVEVSSDLTTWRSGAGYTVILQDTESQLVVRDAVPAGSSSPRFIRLAVQALP
- a CDS encoding NHL repeat-containing protein, which translates into the protein MRLLLTFALIAQCATAADWTISTFAGNGTAGGSGDGGPAIAAQIDNPFGVVRGPDGAIWFCEYTGQRIRRVAADGTISTIAGTGKKGYSGDGGHALQATFNLPHELRFDSRGDLYVVDMTNHAVRKIDMKTKLITTFAGTGVAGYSGDGGLASQAQFKSPHSIQFGPDGSLYVCDIGNNVIRRIDMQTGVISTFAGTGKAGPTPDGAPISGTPLKGPRSIDFDKEGNLWLVTREGNQVFKFDLKAGIIHHVAGTGAKGFGGNGGPAKLATLSGPKGVSIDAEGNAWLADTESHSVRMINAKTGNLELIAGTGEKGDGPDGNPLNCKMARLHGIYCDADGSVFIGDSETHRVRVLRKK
- a CDS encoding sialate O-acetylesterase yields the protein MKPLLLLSCLAVFTTAHAAVRLPAIFTDHMVLQRGMPVPVWGKADPGEEVTVEFAGQKKSTKADAAGRWMVKLDALTANDQPQVLKAGTATVQDVLVGEVWLASGQSNMEWEMQMKPDSAADIPKATHPRLRLIEVPKAVAANPQEDVKTAWTQCTPASAASFSAVAYYFGLRLQEELKVPVGMILSAWGGTRIEPWTSIEGLDAVPALKELAADMHTKIPGSDIYRATHEKYLAEIDAWSKTARAALDQKKAVPALPKQPAAAPFNEVTPTSLYNAMIHPLTPFALRGSIWYQGESNHVEGFAYMEKTKALLASWRAAFQLPELPFYFVQIAPWQYGTEDAEILPQFWQAQRECLQIPHTGMAVISDIGEVTDIHPAHKKEVARRLSLWALAKEYGHKEIDPNGPLYAGYAIEGAAIRAKFDHSGSGLASRDGKPLSHFEIAGKDGVFHPAEAKIDGSSILISSAAVPEPRRARFAWSKLAIHNLMNNEGLQATAFHTHWPVDPDMGDNLARGCTWESSDKNTYGWDTGLTDGSVVEYPPNCYATSNSDKFPKHVTVDLKKPKPVNLVCVSVPAIGSTKTVAVSVSVDGKTFREVGRHAFTLGKAERARVSFPDADARYIRISYLDHHAKLAGEYPNTFAFTTEVEAYHTK
- a CDS encoding MBL fold metallo-hydrolase RNA specificity domain-containing protein is translated as MKLTFCGAAGTTTGSKHLITVNGQRILLDCGLYQGRRQEAFERNRDFPFDPAKIDVVVLSHAHIDHSGNLPHLCKRGFNGNIFATPATRDLCSIMLPDAAHIHESDINWLNRHRKNDKLPLLEASYTMADAERCMRQFVSVGYHRPMLIADGVTLTFIDAGHVLGSAQVILDINDRETGRKSRLLFSGDIGRPNNDLLSDPEPSEKVDYIIMESTYGGRHHELATDSNEHICRIIRQILQQKGKLIIPAFAVERTQQLLYTLDQLRHEGCFPLIPTFVDSPLAVKATEIFRLHVDELKPTVREAAFMRTDPFGFEGLALVRDVNESKNLNKLKGAAVIISASGMAETGRILHHLRNNISNPHNTVLFVGYCAEHTLGWKLREGHKHVNILGDEFEVKADIEILDSFSGHADHNELLQWFDHVQGPKSNVFLVHGEPERSQALKVALDAKHSESKVQVAVMNQAVEL